One stretch of Podospora bellae-mahoneyi strain CBS 112042 chromosome 2, whole genome shotgun sequence DNA includes these proteins:
- a CDS encoding hypothetical protein (EggNog:ENOG503NZZA; COG:S), which produces MSTRALVVGGTNGIGYAIACRIAIDNPSSTVIISGRNKPAMIPHPNIEFLAVDASSMLQIKQYTDKIITSHRAQKLDFLIMTQGIFTMAGRTETTEGIDNKMALHYYGKQLLIRELLPVLKDNARVIIVLDGKNGAPAKLDWNDLDLKRTYSLPSAAYHCISMNDSMIQFHAAQQQQNGNSKRHFVHVYPGVVASNIMAGLPWYLRGPSQILMKMAAVSTDTCAEYLLQGVSEVTQKAEKEGRFWSNIDQKGRAVPDKAIWAEEQLKSVSDHTWTLIDSALKCTA; this is translated from the coding sequence ATGTCTACTAGAGCCCTTGTTGTCGGCGGTACGAACGGTATCGGATATGCCATAGCATGCCGAATCGCCATCGACAACCCGTCATCCACTGTGATCATCAGCGGTCGCAATAAGCCAGCCATGATTCCTCACCCCAACATCGAGTTCCTTGCTGTTGACGCCTCATCCATGCTTCAAATCAAGCAGTACACAGACAAAATCATAACTTCCCACAGGGCCCAGAAGCTCGATTTTCTCATCATGACGCAGGGTATTTTCACCATGGCCGGCCGTACAGAAACCACCGAGGGCATTGACAACAAGATGGCTCTCCACTACTATGGCAAACAGCTTCTCATCAGAGAACTTCTCCCAGTGCTGAAAGATAATGCCAGGGTGATAATTGTCCTGGATGGCAAAAACGGTGCCCCAGCGAAGCTGGACTGGAACGATCTGGATTTGAAAAGGACTTACAGCTTGCCCAGTGCTGCCTACCACTGCATCTCGATGAATGATTCCATGATCCAGTTCCACGCcgcacagcaacagcagaacGGCAACTCAAAAAGGCACTTTGTTCATGTCTACCCCGGCGTGGTGGCGTCCAACATCATGGCGGGCCTGCCTTGGTATCTGCGCGGGCCATCTCAGAtcctgatgaagatggcagcGGTGTCAACAGACACATGTGCTGAGTATTTGTTGCAAGGAGTATCTGAGGTCACCcagaaggccgagaaggagggaaggtTTTGGAGCAACATTGATCAGAAAGGGCGAGCGGTACCAGATAAGGCAATCTGGGCTGAGGAGCAGCTGAAGTCAGTATCTGACCACACCTGGACTTTGATTGACAGTGCACTTAAGTGTACTGCCTGA